A single genomic interval of Camelina sativa cultivar DH55 chromosome 11, Cs, whole genome shotgun sequence harbors:
- the LOC104725118 gene encoding serine/threonine-protein phosphatase PP1 isozyme 7-like isoform X2: MDAGTLNSVINRLLEVREKPGKTVQLSETEIKQLCFVSRDIFMRQPNLLELEAPVKICGDIHGQYPDLLRLFEYGGYPPRSNYLFLGDYVDRGKQSLETICLLLAYKIKFPENFFLLRGNHESASINRIYGFYDECKRRFSVKIWRIFTDCFNCLPVAALIDDRILCMHGGLSPELLSLRQIRDLRRPTDIPDRGLLCDLLWSDPDKDVRGWGPNDRGVSYTFGSDTVSGFLKRLDLDLICRAHQVVEDGFEFFANKQLVTIFSAPNYCGEFDNAGAMMSVDDDLTCSFQILKPSDKKSKFSFGSRGGVKTSFPYPKVKV, from the exons ATGGATGCTGGTACTTTAAACTCGGTGATCAATAGATTGCTTGAAGTTAGAGAGAAACCAGGAAAGACTGTTCAGTTGTCTGAAACAGAGATTAAACAGCTCTGTTTTGTCTCTAGAGATATCTTTATGAGACAGCCAAATCTCTTGGAACTCGAAGCTCCTGTCAAAATCTGCG ggGACATTCATGGACAATATCCGGATCTCTTGAGACTATTCGAATACGGAGGATACCCTCCTCGTTCAAACTACTTGTTTCTTGGAGATTACGTAGACCGCGGCAAGCAAAGCCTGGAAACGATTTGTCTTTTACTCGCTTACAAGATCAAATTCCCTGAAAACTTCTTCCTTCTTAGAGGAAACCATGAAAGTGCCTCAATCAATCGCATTTACGGCTTTTACGACGAGTGTAAACGCAGATTCAGTGTCAAGATTTGGCGAATCTTCACCGATTGCTTCAACTGTCTTCCTGTCGCTGCACTCATCGATGACCGGATTCTCTGTATGCACGGCGGGCTCTCCCCGGAGCTTCTTAGCTTGAGACAGATTAGGGATCTTCGTCGTCCCACGGACATTCCTGATCGCGGTTTACTCTGTGATCTGTTGTGGTCTGATCCTGACAAAGATGTCAGAGGTTGGGGGCCTAATGATCGCGGAGTCTCTTACACTTTTGGATCGGATACAGTTTCGGGGTTTCTGAAAAGGCTCGATCTTGACCTAATTTGTAGAGCTCACCAG GTTGTTGAAGACGGATTCGAGTTCTTTGCGAATAAGCAGCTCGTGACGATATTCTCTGCACCGAATTACTGTGGGGAGTTCGACAATGCAGGTGCGATGATGAGTGTGGATGATGATTTGACCTGCTCATTTCAGATCTTAAAACCTAGTGACAAAAAATCAAAGTTCAGTTTTGGAAGCAGAGGTGGTGTTAAAACTAGCTTCCCTTATCCTAAAGTCAAG GTCTAA
- the LOC104725118 gene encoding serine/threonine-protein phosphatase PP1 isozyme 7-like isoform X1, protein MDAGTLNSVINRLLEVREKPGKTVQLSETEIKQLCFVSRDIFMRQPNLLELEAPVKICGDIHGQYPDLLRLFEYGGYPPRSNYLFLGDYVDRGKQSLETICLLLAYKIKFPENFFLLRGNHESASINRIYGFYDECKRRFSVKIWRIFTDCFNCLPVAALIDDRILCMHGGLSPELLSLRQIRDLRRPTDIPDRGLLCDLLWSDPDKDVRGWGPNDRGVSYTFGSDTVSGFLKRLDLDLICRAHQVVEDGFEFFANKQLVTIFSAPNYCGEFDNAGAMMSVDDDLTCSFQILKPSDKKSKFSFGSRGGVKTSFPYPKVKSILSSQSSKGYN, encoded by the exons ATGGATGCTGGTACTTTAAACTCGGTGATCAATAGATTGCTTGAAGTTAGAGAGAAACCAGGAAAGACTGTTCAGTTGTCTGAAACAGAGATTAAACAGCTCTGTTTTGTCTCTAGAGATATCTTTATGAGACAGCCAAATCTCTTGGAACTCGAAGCTCCTGTCAAAATCTGCG ggGACATTCATGGACAATATCCGGATCTCTTGAGACTATTCGAATACGGAGGATACCCTCCTCGTTCAAACTACTTGTTTCTTGGAGATTACGTAGACCGCGGCAAGCAAAGCCTGGAAACGATTTGTCTTTTACTCGCTTACAAGATCAAATTCCCTGAAAACTTCTTCCTTCTTAGAGGAAACCATGAAAGTGCCTCAATCAATCGCATTTACGGCTTTTACGACGAGTGTAAACGCAGATTCAGTGTCAAGATTTGGCGAATCTTCACCGATTGCTTCAACTGTCTTCCTGTCGCTGCACTCATCGATGACCGGATTCTCTGTATGCACGGCGGGCTCTCCCCGGAGCTTCTTAGCTTGAGACAGATTAGGGATCTTCGTCGTCCCACGGACATTCCTGATCGCGGTTTACTCTGTGATCTGTTGTGGTCTGATCCTGACAAAGATGTCAGAGGTTGGGGGCCTAATGATCGCGGAGTCTCTTACACTTTTGGATCGGATACAGTTTCGGGGTTTCTGAAAAGGCTCGATCTTGACCTAATTTGTAGAGCTCACCAG GTTGTTGAAGACGGATTCGAGTTCTTTGCGAATAAGCAGCTCGTGACGATATTCTCTGCACCGAATTACTGTGGGGAGTTCGACAATGCAGGTGCGATGATGAGTGTGGATGATGATTTGACCTGCTCATTTCAGATCTTAAAACCTAGTGACAAAAAATCAAAGTTCAGTTTTGGAAGCAGAGGTGGTGTTAAAACTAGCTTCCCTTATCCTAAAGTCAAG TCGATTCTGAGTTCACAGAGTTCGAAAGGATACAACTGA